In Pseudomonas lalkuanensis, the following are encoded in one genomic region:
- a CDS encoding adenosylcobalamin-dependent ribonucleoside-diphosphate reductase, which yields MARTGTPRQVQGNHGIALQAASEDIWDSKYRLKHRDGTPIDLTPDATWQRVARALSEVETDASAREHWYERFLWALRNGAIPAGRIISNAGAQDIKPATSTINCTVSGTILDSMDDILGKVHEAGLTLKAGCGIGYEFSTLRPRGAYVSGAGAQTSGPLSFMDIYDKMCFTVSSAGGRRGAQMGTFDVCHPDVREFIRAKREDGRLRQFNLSLLVSDAFMHAVENDTEWPLLYPVHPKEREELDFGDSTQVIWRDWPVHEGYITREDGLVACKVYGRVQARHLWDMIMVSTYDFAEPGFILIDRVNELNNNWWCEAIRATNPCGEQPLPPYGSCLLGSINLTAFVEEPFTEDAHFDWERFRAVVRVFTRMLDNVVEINGLPLEKQREEILGKRRHGMGFLGLGSALALLRLRYGSTEACVFTEEVAREMALAGWQVALELAREKGPAPILALDYEVTAAMLRKRPEMVDDGYKVGDRVPGRVLHARYSRYMQRVAEHAPELVAELAEVGARFTHHSSIAPTGTISLSLANNASNGIEPSYAHQYSRNLIRPGRKTKEKIEVRSYELLAYRALVNGQARPDAEHPAQRLPDYFVSADDISPAEHVDMQAAAQKWVDSSISKTANVPSDFPFEDFKDIYLHAWRQGLKGCTTFRFNPAAFQGVLVKDADLERTVYRFELEDGTLVELRGNEEVEYDGEVHTAANLFEALKEGYYGKY from the coding sequence ATGGCCAGAACGGGAACCCCCAGGCAGGTCCAGGGCAATCACGGCATCGCCTTGCAGGCGGCGTCGGAAGACATCTGGGACAGCAAGTACCGCCTCAAGCACAGGGACGGTACGCCGATCGACCTCACCCCCGACGCCACCTGGCAACGCGTGGCCCGTGCCCTGTCGGAGGTGGAGACCGACGCCTCGGCCCGCGAGCACTGGTACGAACGCTTCCTCTGGGCCCTGCGCAATGGCGCCATCCCCGCCGGGCGCATCATTTCCAACGCCGGCGCCCAGGACATCAAGCCCGCCACCTCGACCATCAATTGCACCGTTTCCGGCACCATCCTCGACTCCATGGACGACATCCTCGGCAAGGTCCATGAAGCCGGGCTCACCCTCAAGGCCGGCTGCGGCATCGGCTACGAATTCAGCACCCTGCGCCCGCGCGGTGCCTACGTTTCCGGGGCCGGTGCGCAGACCAGCGGGCCGCTGTCCTTCATGGATATCTACGACAAGATGTGCTTCACCGTGAGTTCCGCAGGCGGCCGCCGCGGTGCGCAGATGGGCACCTTCGACGTCTGCCATCCGGACGTGCGCGAGTTCATCCGCGCCAAGCGCGAGGATGGCCGTCTGCGCCAGTTCAACCTCAGCCTGCTGGTGAGCGATGCCTTCATGCACGCGGTGGAGAACGACACCGAATGGCCGCTGCTCTACCCGGTGCACCCCAAGGAACGCGAGGAGCTCGACTTCGGTGACTCGACCCAGGTGATCTGGCGCGACTGGCCGGTGCACGAGGGCTACATCACCCGCGAGGACGGCCTGGTGGCGTGCAAGGTCTACGGCCGCGTCCAGGCCCGGCACCTGTGGGACATGATCATGGTGTCCACCTACGATTTCGCCGAGCCCGGATTCATCCTCATCGACCGGGTCAACGAGCTGAACAACAACTGGTGGTGCGAGGCGATCCGGGCCACCAACCCGTGCGGGGAGCAGCCACTTCCTCCTTATGGTTCCTGCCTGCTCGGCTCGATCAACCTCACTGCCTTCGTCGAGGAGCCGTTCACCGAGGACGCTCATTTCGACTGGGAGCGCTTCCGCGCCGTGGTGCGGGTTTTCACCCGCATGCTCGACAACGTGGTGGAGATCAATGGGCTGCCGCTGGAGAAGCAGCGCGAGGAAATTCTCGGCAAGCGCCGTCACGGTATGGGCTTTCTCGGCCTCGGCTCGGCCCTCGCGCTGCTGCGGTTGCGCTACGGCAGCACCGAGGCCTGCGTGTTCACCGAAGAGGTGGCGCGGGAAATGGCCCTGGCCGGCTGGCAGGTGGCCCTGGAGCTGGCGCGGGAGAAAGGTCCGGCGCCCATCCTGGCGCTCGACTATGAGGTGACCGCCGCCATGCTGCGCAAGCGCCCGGAAATGGTGGACGACGGCTACAAGGTAGGCGACCGTGTTCCCGGCCGCGTCCTCCACGCCCGCTATTCCCGCTACATGCAGCGTGTCGCCGAGCATGCCCCGGAACTGGTGGCCGAACTGGCCGAGGTGGGCGCGCGCTTCACCCACCACAGCTCCATCGCCCCCACCGGCACCATCAGCCTCAGCCTGGCGAACAACGCCTCCAACGGCATCGAGCCGAGTTACGCGCACCAGTATTCGCGCAACCTGATCCGTCCCGGGCGCAAGACCAAGGAGAAGATCGAAGTGCGCAGTTATGAGCTGCTGGCCTACCGCGCCCTGGTCAACGGCCAGGCCCGGCCGGATGCCGAGCACCCGGCGCAGCGCCTGCCGGACTATTTCGTGAGTGCCGACGATATCAGTCCGGCCGAGCATGTGGACATGCAGGCGGCGGCGCAGAAGTGGGTCGACTCCTCCATCTCCAAGACCGCCAACGTGCCCTCCGATTTCCCCTTCGAGGATTTCAAGGACATCTATCTGCACGCCTGGCGCCAGGGCCTCAAGGGCTGCACCACCTTCCGCTTCAATCCGGCGGCCTTCCAGGGCGTACTGGTGAAGGACGCGGACCTTGAGAGGACGGTTTACCGCTTCGAGCTGGAAGACGGCACCCTGGTGGAGCTTCGCGGTAACGAGGAGGTGGAGTACGACGGCGAGGTGCACACCGCCGCCAACCTGTTCGAAGCCCTGAAGGAAGGCTACTACGGCAAGTACTGA
- a CDS encoding thiol:disulfide interchange protein DsbA/DsbL: MRNLILSAVLAGASLLGVSAVQADDIEAGKQYVELSSPVPVSVPGKIEVVELFWYGCPHCYQFEPTLNPWAEKLPEDVNFVRIPAMFGGLWNVHGQLFITLESMKVEHQVHKAVFDAIHKEGKKLATPEEMAEFLAGQGVDKDAFLKAYNSFAVKGQMEKAKKLAMAYQITGVPTLVVNGKYRFDISSSGGPEQTLKVAEHLIEKERAAK; the protein is encoded by the coding sequence ATGCGTAACCTGATCCTTTCCGCCGTTCTTGCCGGTGCCAGCCTGCTGGGCGTGAGTGCCGTACAGGCTGACGACATCGAGGCCGGCAAGCAGTACGTCGAGCTGAGCAGCCCGGTTCCGGTGTCCGTACCCGGCAAGATCGAAGTGGTGGAGCTGTTCTGGTACGGCTGCCCGCACTGCTATCAGTTCGAACCGACCCTCAACCCCTGGGCCGAGAAGCTGCCGGAAGACGTGAATTTCGTGCGCATTCCCGCCATGTTCGGTGGCCTGTGGAACGTCCACGGCCAGCTGTTCATCACCCTCGAAAGCATGAAGGTCGAGCATCAGGTGCACAAAGCCGTGTTCGATGCCATCCACAAGGAAGGCAAGAAGCTGGCTACCCCGGAAGAGATGGCTGAATTCCTCGCTGGCCAGGGCGTCGACAAGGACGCCTTCCTCAAGGCCTACAACTCCTTTGCCGTGAAGGGCCAGATGGAGAAAGCCAAGAAACTGGCCATGGCCTACCAGATCACCGGCGTCCCGACCCTGGTGGTCAATGGCAAGTACCGTTTCGACATCAGCTCCTCGGGTGGCCCGGAGCAGACCCTCAAGGTCGCCGAACACCTGATCGAGAAGGAGCGCGCCGCGAAGTAA
- a CDS encoding c-type cytochrome: protein MNKVIVSLLLTLGITGMAHAAGDAKAGQAKAAVCGACHGPDGNSAAPNFPKLAGQGERYLLKQMKDIKAGNRTVLEMTGLLTNTSDQDMADIAAYFSSQKGSVGAADPKVVARGEALFRGGKLEQGMPACTGCHAPDGSGNAAAGFPHLGGQHAQYVAKQLTDFREGNRTNDGDSMVMRGIAAKLSNKDIEAVSSYIQGLH, encoded by the coding sequence ATGAACAAAGTAATCGTGAGTCTGCTGTTGACCCTGGGCATCACCGGCATGGCCCACGCCGCTGGCGACGCCAAGGCTGGTCAGGCCAAGGCCGCTGTTTGTGGCGCTTGCCACGGTCCGGATGGCAACAGTGCCGCCCCGAACTTCCCGAAACTGGCTGGCCAGGGCGAGCGCTACCTGCTCAAGCAGATGAAGGACATCAAGGCCGGTAACCGTACCGTGCTGGAAATGACCGGCCTGCTGACCAACACCAGCGACCAGGACATGGCCGACATCGCCGCCTACTTCTCCAGCCAGAAGGGCAGCGTCGGTGCCGCCGACCCGAAAGTGGTCGCTCGTGGCGAAGCCCTCTTCCGTGGCGGCAAGCTGGAACAAGGCATGCCTGCCTGCACCGGCTGCCATGCTCCTGACGGCTCCGGCAACGCGGCTGCCGGCTTCCCGCACCTGGGCGGCCAGCATGCCCAGTACGTGGCCAAACAGCTGACCGACTTCCGCGAAGGCAACCGCACCAACGATGGCGACAGCATGGTCATGCGCGGCATCGCGGCCAAGCTGAGCAACAAGGATATCGAAGCGGTTTCCAGCTACATCCAGGGTCTGCACTAA
- a CDS encoding endonuclease/exonuclease/phosphatase family protein — MLRRWVGERAASSCDARVNPHCDRGGLPANGRLRLLSFNIQVGINTERYHHYLTRGWQHLLPHTGRAGNLQRIGSLLGDYDLVALQEADGGSIRSGFVNQVEHLAQLGDFPYWYQQLNRNLGRLAQHSNGLLSRLQPSLLEDHPLPGPPGRGAILMRFGKGSEALAVVMMHLSLGARTRTRQLAYIRELVAGYRHLVLMGDMNTHANDLLERSPLRELGLLAPQVEATFPSWRPQRCLDHILLSPSLTLERVEVLSQPISDHLPVAVDIRLPVELQADLPLALSQPKRGIPA; from the coding sequence ATGCTGCGACGCTGGGTGGGTGAGCGGGCGGCGAGCTCGTGCGATGCACGGGTGAACCCCCACTGCGACAGGGGCGGGCTGCCCGCCAATGGCCGCCTGCGCTTGCTCAGTTTCAACATCCAGGTCGGTATCAACACCGAGCGATACCATCACTACCTGACCCGTGGCTGGCAGCACCTGCTGCCGCACACGGGCCGCGCCGGAAACCTCCAGCGCATCGGCAGTCTGCTTGGCGACTACGACCTGGTCGCCCTGCAGGAAGCGGACGGCGGCAGCATCCGCTCCGGCTTCGTCAACCAGGTCGAGCATCTCGCCCAGCTTGGCGACTTCCCCTACTGGTACCAGCAGCTCAATCGCAATCTCGGGCGCCTCGCCCAGCACAGCAATGGCCTGCTCAGCCGCCTGCAGCCCAGCCTGCTGGAGGACCATCCCCTGCCGGGGCCGCCCGGTCGTGGCGCGATCCTGATGCGCTTCGGCAAGGGCTCCGAGGCTCTCGCCGTGGTGATGATGCACCTGTCCCTCGGCGCGCGTACCCGCACTCGCCAACTGGCTTACATCCGCGAACTGGTGGCCGGCTACCGCCACCTGGTGCTGATGGGCGACATGAACACCCACGCCAACGACTTGCTGGAACGCTCGCCGCTGCGCGAGCTGGGCCTCCTGGCCCCGCAGGTCGAGGCGACCTTCCCCAGCTGGCGGCCACAGCGCTGCCTCGACCACATCCTGCTCAGCCCCAGCCTGACCCTGGAGCGGGTGGAGGTGCTCAGCCAACCCATTTCCGACCACCTGCCCGTGGCCGTGGACATTCGCCTGCCCGTCGAACTGCAGGCCGACCTGCCCCTGGCCCTCAGCCAACCCAAGCGCGGAATCCCTGCATGA
- the yihA gene encoding ribosome biogenesis GTP-binding protein YihA/YsxC — protein MSLKNPILGLCQQARFLISAAKVDQCPPDSGLEVAFAGRSNAGKSSALNTLTHANLARTSKTPGRTQLLNFFSLDEERRLVDLPGYGYAKVPIPLKQHWQHHLEAYLSSRESLAGLVLLMDIRHPLTDFDRLMLDWSSAGNMPMHILLTKADKLAFGAAKNALLKVRQEIRKGWGEGVSIQLFSAPKRQGVEEAHAVLAHWLQLDQEEGEAEA, from the coding sequence ATGTCATTGAAGAACCCCATTCTTGGCCTGTGCCAACAGGCCCGCTTCCTCATCAGTGCCGCCAAGGTCGACCAGTGCCCGCCAGACAGCGGCCTGGAAGTAGCCTTCGCCGGACGCTCCAACGCCGGCAAGTCGAGCGCGCTGAACACCCTGACCCACGCGAACCTGGCGCGAACCTCGAAGACGCCTGGCCGCACCCAGCTGCTGAACTTCTTCTCCCTGGACGAAGAACGCCGCCTGGTGGACCTGCCGGGTTACGGCTACGCCAAGGTGCCGATCCCCCTCAAGCAGCATTGGCAGCACCACCTGGAGGCCTACCTCAGCAGCCGCGAAAGCCTCGCCGGCCTGGTGCTGCTGATGGACATCCGCCACCCGCTCACCGACTTCGACCGCCTGATGCTGGACTGGTCGAGCGCCGGCAACATGCCCATGCACATCCTGCTGACCAAGGCCGACAAACTCGCCTTCGGCGCGGCGAAGAACGCTCTGCTCAAGGTGCGCCAGGAAATCCGCAAGGGTTGGGGCGAGGGCGTGAGCATCCAGCTGTTCTCGGCGCCCAAGCGCCAGGGCGTCGAGGAAGCCCACGCAGTGCTGGCGCACTGGCTGCAGCTGGATCAGGAAGAAGGCGAGGCCGAAGCCTGA
- a CDS encoding TSCPD domain-containing protein, whose amino-acid sequence MTIKIEKKIKGFSLVDLEQEKVRKAAEEAAAVVQMDETLQRPETLVGATYKIKSPLFEHALYVTINDIVLNPGTAFEQRRPFEIFINSKGMEHFQWIVALTRIMSAVFRKGGDCTFLVEELKAVFDPRGGYLKRGGVYMPSLVAEIGAVLERHLIAIGLMEGQKLDEEQRLYLAEKRAAYEASQGTTTAEPGEGFPPGAQLCGKCNTQAVVQMDGCATCLNCGHSKCG is encoded by the coding sequence ATGACCATCAAGATCGAGAAGAAGATCAAGGGCTTCAGCCTGGTGGACCTGGAACAGGAAAAGGTCCGCAAGGCCGCCGAGGAAGCGGCTGCCGTGGTGCAGATGGACGAAACCCTGCAGCGGCCGGAAACCTTGGTGGGTGCCACCTACAAGATCAAGTCGCCGCTGTTCGAGCACGCGCTCTACGTGACCATCAACGACATCGTGCTCAACCCCGGCACCGCCTTCGAGCAGCGCCGGCCCTTCGAAATCTTCATCAACTCCAAGGGCATGGAGCACTTCCAGTGGATCGTCGCCCTCACCCGCATCATGTCGGCGGTATTCCGCAAGGGAGGCGACTGCACCTTCCTGGTGGAAGAGCTGAAGGCGGTGTTCGACCCACGAGGCGGTTACCTCAAGCGCGGCGGCGTCTACATGCCGTCGCTGGTGGCGGAGATCGGCGCCGTGCTGGAGCGCCACCTGATCGCCATCGGCCTGATGGAAGGCCAGAAGCTGGACGAGGAACAGCGCCTCTACCTGGCGGAAAAGCGTGCCGCCTACGAGGCCAGCCAGGGCACCACCACCGCCGAGCCCGGCGAGGGCTTCCCGCCCGGCGCCCAGCTCTGCGGCAAGTGCAATACCCAGGCGGTGGTGCAAATGGATGGCTGCGCGACCTGCCTCAACTGCGGCCATTCCAAGTGTGGGTGA
- a CDS encoding c-type cytochrome: MKKVLLVASLAALSFAAQAAQDPEAVFNRACGACHSGQLPMAPKKGDKAAWEPRLAKGMDTLVQSVTNGLNAMPPKGLCMDCSAEDYKAVIQWMSQ, from the coding sequence ATGAAGAAAGTACTGCTCGTCGCTAGCCTTGCGGCGCTGTCCTTCGCCGCTCAGGCGGCTCAGGATCCGGAAGCGGTTTTCAACAGGGCCTGTGGTGCCTGTCACTCTGGTCAGCTGCCGATGGCGCCGAAAAAAGGCGACAAGGCTGCCTGGGAACCGCGACTGGCCAAGGGCATGGACACTCTGGTGCAGAGCGTCACCAATGGTTTGAACGCCATGCCGCCGAAAGGCCTGTGCATGGATTGCAGTGCCGAGGACTACAAGGCCGTCATCCAGTGGATGAGCCAATAA
- a CDS encoding homoserine kinase, with protein sequence MSVFTPLERPELEAFLAPYGLGRLKDFQGIAEGSENSNFFVSLEGGEYVLTLVERGPVHDLPFFIELLDVLHDADLPVPFALRTGDGDALRELAGKPALLQPRLPGKHVHQPNAHHCAEVGALLARLHLATRDQVLERKSDRGLDWMLDEGPALALQLDQTALPLLRDALKEIGAVKARFLALPRANLHADLFKDNALFDGTHLSGVIDFYNACSGPMLYDLAICLNDWCSDADGRLDSQLARALLGAYAALRPFTAAEAELWPTALRIACVRFWLSRLIAANAFAGQDVLIHDPSVFQRRLAQRQKVELPLPFAL encoded by the coding sequence ATGTCTGTATTCACTCCGCTCGAACGCCCGGAACTGGAAGCTTTCCTCGCCCCCTACGGGCTGGGCCGGCTGAAGGACTTCCAGGGCATCGCCGAAGGCTCCGAGAACAGCAACTTCTTCGTCAGCCTGGAAGGGGGTGAATACGTACTGACCCTGGTGGAGCGCGGCCCGGTCCACGACCTGCCGTTCTTCATCGAACTGCTGGATGTGCTCCACGACGCGGACCTGCCGGTGCCCTTTGCCCTGCGCACCGGGGACGGTGACGCCCTGCGCGAGCTCGCCGGCAAGCCGGCGCTGCTGCAACCGCGCCTGCCGGGCAAACACGTGCACCAACCCAATGCCCACCACTGCGCGGAAGTCGGTGCCCTGCTGGCGCGCCTGCACCTGGCCACCCGCGATCAGGTCCTGGAGCGCAAGAGCGATCGCGGCCTGGACTGGATGCTCGATGAAGGTCCGGCGCTGGCCCTGCAACTGGACCAGACGGCCCTGCCGCTGCTGCGTGATGCACTGAAGGAAATCGGCGCGGTGAAGGCGCGTTTCCTCGCCCTGCCGCGCGCCAACCTGCACGCCGACCTGTTCAAGGACAATGCCTTGTTCGACGGCACCCACCTGTCCGGCGTGATCGACTTCTACAACGCCTGTTCCGGGCCGATGCTCTATGACCTGGCCATCTGCCTGAACGACTGGTGTTCGGACGCCGACGGCCGCCTCGACAGCCAGCTCGCCCGCGCCCTGCTCGGCGCCTACGCGGCGCTGCGCCCCTTCACCGCCGCCGAAGCCGAACTCTGGCCGACCGCCTTGCGCATCGCCTGTGTGCGCTTCTGGTTGTCGCGCCTGATCGCCGCCAATGCCTTCGCCGGGCAGGATGTGCTGATCCACGATCCAAGTGTGTTCCAGCGGCGCCTGGCGCAGCGGCAGAAAGTAGAGCTGCCGTTGCCGTTTGCGCTCTGA
- a CDS encoding DUF2782 domain-containing protein: MRALNRLLLASLLALAPVTTFAADEPSAEPDVTIRQEGDKTIQEYRVNGILYAIKVTPKGGKPYFLVRADGENNFVRSDYPDMLIPAWEIFSW, from the coding sequence ATGCGCGCACTGAACCGCCTTTTGCTGGCCAGCCTGCTGGCTCTTGCACCAGTCACCACCTTCGCCGCAGACGAGCCGTCCGCCGAGCCGGACGTGACCATCCGCCAGGAAGGCGACAAGACCATCCAGGAATACCGCGTCAACGGCATTCTCTACGCCATCAAGGTGACTCCCAAGGGCGGCAAGCCCTACTTCCTCGTCCGCGCCGACGGCGAAAACAATTTCGTCCGCTCGGACTATCCCGACATGCTCATCCCAGCCTGGGAAATCTTCAGCTGGTAG
- the polA gene encoding DNA polymerase I, with protein MSQAPLVLVDGSSYLYRAFHALPPLTTSAGLPTGAVKGVLNMLRSLRRQFPDSPFAVVFDAKGGTFRDEMFAEYKANRPSMPDELRVQVEPLHASVRALGLPLLCVEGVEADDVIGTLARQSAAGGRPVVISTGDKDMAQLVDGHITLVNTMTGSTLDVDGVKEKFGVGPELIIDYLALMGDKVDNIPGVPGIGEKTALGLLTGVGGGLDVLYSSLDKVPALPIRGAKGLPAKLEEHKDMAYLSYKLATIKCDVELNVEIDALHPGEPDREALAELYRTLEFKTWLDDLQRQAKSDGEQLELVEAAPAEAEARYEIILEQAQFDAWLKKLEAAPLFAFDTETTSIDAQQAQVVGVSFAVEAGEAAYVPLAHSYMGVPAQLDRDAVLKALKPLLEDPNKAKVGQHAKYDMNVLANATTPIAVQGIAFDTMLESYVLDATATRHDMDSLSLKYLGHSTIRFEDIAGKGAKQLTFDQIAIEQAGPYAAEDADVTLRLHQTLWQKLEAIPSLAKVLKEIEMPLVPVLARIERNGAFVDGKLLGQQSLELGEKMVALERQAYDLAGQEFNLGSPKQLGAILYEKLGLPVLAKTATGQPSTAENVLADLAEQDYELPKVIMQYRSLSKLKSTYTDRLPEQINPRTGRIHTSYHQAVAATGRLSSTDPNLQNIPIRTAEGRRIRQAFVAPKGYKLLAADYSQIELRIMAHLAKDEGLLDAFRHDRDVHRATASEVFGVPLDEVTPNQRRSAKAINFGLIYGMSAFGLAKQIGVERKEAQAYIDRYFARYPGVLAYMERTREQAAQQGFVETLFGRRLYLPEIHSKNQAMRKGAERTAINAPMQGTAADIMKRAMVAVDNWLQESGLDVRVILQVHDELVLEVREDLVDQVSEQIRPLMSGAAELDVPLVVEVGVGDNWDEAH; from the coding sequence ATGAGCCAAGCCCCCCTCGTCCTGGTGGACGGATCCTCCTACCTGTACCGCGCCTTCCATGCCCTGCCGCCACTGACCACCTCGGCCGGCCTGCCCACGGGCGCGGTCAAAGGCGTGCTGAACATGCTCAGGAGCCTGCGCCGGCAGTTCCCTGACAGCCCCTTCGCGGTAGTCTTCGACGCCAAGGGCGGCACCTTCCGCGATGAAATGTTCGCCGAGTACAAGGCCAATCGCCCCTCGATGCCGGATGAGCTGCGCGTTCAGGTGGAGCCGTTGCATGCCAGCGTGCGCGCACTGGGGCTGCCGCTGCTCTGTGTGGAGGGCGTGGAAGCCGACGACGTGATCGGCACCCTGGCCCGGCAGAGTGCGGCGGGCGGGCGTCCGGTGGTGATCTCCACCGGCGACAAGGACATGGCGCAGTTGGTCGACGGGCACATTACGCTGGTCAACACCATGACCGGTAGCACGCTGGACGTGGATGGCGTGAAGGAGAAATTCGGTGTCGGTCCTGAGCTCATCATCGACTACCTGGCGCTGATGGGGGACAAGGTGGACAACATCCCCGGCGTGCCCGGCATCGGCGAGAAGACCGCCCTCGGCCTGCTCACCGGCGTAGGGGGGGGCCTGGACGTCCTCTATTCCAGCCTGGACAAGGTGCCCGCCCTGCCGATCCGCGGCGCCAAGGGCCTGCCGGCCAAGCTCGAAGAGCACAAGGACATGGCCTACCTGTCCTACAAGCTGGCGACCATCAAGTGCGACGTGGAGCTGAACGTCGAGATCGACGCCCTGCACCCCGGCGAACCCGACCGGGAGGCCCTGGCCGAGCTGTATCGCACCCTGGAATTCAAGACCTGGCTGGACGACCTGCAGCGCCAGGCCAAGTCCGACGGCGAGCAGCTGGAGCTCGTCGAAGCCGCGCCCGCCGAGGCCGAGGCGCGCTACGAGATCATCCTGGAGCAGGCGCAGTTCGATGCCTGGCTGAAGAAGCTGGAGGCCGCCCCGCTGTTCGCCTTCGACACCGAAACCACCAGCATCGACGCCCAGCAGGCGCAGGTGGTGGGCGTGTCCTTCGCCGTGGAAGCCGGTGAAGCCGCCTACGTGCCCCTGGCCCACAGCTATATGGGCGTACCGGCGCAGCTTGACCGCGACGCCGTGCTCAAGGCCCTCAAGCCGCTGCTGGAAGACCCGAACAAGGCCAAGGTCGGCCAGCATGCCAAGTACGACATGAACGTCCTGGCCAATGCCACGACACCCATCGCCGTGCAGGGCATCGCCTTCGACACCATGCTCGAATCCTACGTGCTGGATGCCACTGCCACGCGCCACGACATGGACAGCCTGTCCCTCAAGTACCTGGGGCATAGCACCATCCGTTTCGAGGACATCGCCGGCAAGGGCGCGAAGCAGCTGACGTTCGACCAGATCGCCATCGAGCAGGCCGGCCCCTACGCCGCCGAAGATGCGGACGTCACCCTGCGCCTGCACCAGACCCTGTGGCAGAAGCTGGAGGCGATCCCGTCCCTGGCCAAGGTGCTGAAGGAGATCGAGATGCCGCTGGTACCGGTCCTTGCGCGTATCGAGCGAAACGGTGCTTTCGTCGACGGCAAGTTGCTGGGCCAGCAGAGCCTGGAACTGGGCGAGAAGATGGTGGCGCTGGAGCGCCAGGCCTACGATCTGGCCGGCCAGGAGTTCAACCTCGGCTCGCCCAAGCAGCTTGGCGCCATCCTCTATGAAAAGCTCGGCCTGCCGGTGCTGGCCAAGACTGCGACCGGCCAGCCTTCCACCGCCGAGAACGTGCTCGCCGACCTCGCCGAGCAGGATTACGAGCTGCCCAAGGTGATCATGCAGTACCGCTCCCTGAGCAAGCTCAAGAGCACCTACACCGACAGACTGCCGGAGCAGATCAACCCGCGCACCGGGCGTATCCACACCTCCTACCACCAGGCGGTGGCGGCTACCGGGCGCCTGTCGTCCACCGATCCGAACCTGCAGAACATCCCGATCCGCACCGCCGAGGGCCGGCGCATCCGCCAGGCCTTCGTCGCGCCCAAGGGCTACAAGCTCCTGGCGGCGGACTATTCGCAGATCGAGCTGCGCATCATGGCCCACCTGGCCAAGGATGAAGGCCTGCTGGACGCCTTCCGCCATGACCGCGACGTGCACCGTGCCACCGCTTCCGAGGTGTTCGGCGTACCGCTGGACGAGGTAACCCCGAACCAGCGCCGTAGCGCCAAGGCGATCAACTTCGGCCTGATCTATGGCATGAGCGCCTTCGGCCTGGCCAAGCAGATCGGCGTCGAGCGCAAGGAAGCCCAGGCTTACATCGACCGCTACTTCGCCCGCTATCCGGGTGTGCTGGCCTATATGGAGCGCACCCGCGAGCAGGCTGCGCAGCAGGGCTTCGTCGAAACCCTGTTCGGTCGCCGGCTGTACCTGCCGGAAATCCACTCGAAGAACCAGGCCATGCGCAAGGGCGCCGAGCGCACCGCGATCAACGCGCCGATGCAGGGCACCGCGGCGGACATCATGAAGCGCGCCATGGTAGCTGTGGATAACTGGCTGCAGGAAAGCGGCCTGGACGTCCGCGTCATCCTCCAGGTGCACGACGAACTGGTGCTCGAAGTGCGCGAGGACTTGGTGGATCAGGTATCCGAGCAGATTCGTCCGCTCATGAGCGGTGCCGCCGAACTGGATGTGCCGCTGGTAGTGGAAGTGGGTGTGGGTGACAACTGGGATGAGGCGCACTGA